In Lineus longissimus chromosome 7, tnLinLong1.2, whole genome shotgun sequence, a genomic segment contains:
- the LOC135491073 gene encoding uncharacterized protein LOC135491073, translating into MYSSETLPLMIVGDINIKLNRKHDSETLRYLELLDPHRFYQHVNKPTHRSGNTLDHIITRKDDSALLGFTVEPCKALSDHFRVFFDMKLSRCNKLAPKMMNVRKLRSIDKAALATDIAEMAACPGKAENATLAYSEIMLTLLDKHALMKTIKLKGQTKKPWYNDTIHASRRTRRRLEKQWLKTGLEVHREMYDEQGKMVVSMIVNAKRMYYHDKLTTCDNRNMFRTVNGLLCTGTDRRLPTCDDELQLANDFAVFLEGKILEIPKGFATPHKDTAEPPEQMLPSFQSVTEEELLKLIRSRLSKSCALDPIPTILPLLMKCVNESIASGVVPDCLKTSLVTPLLKKPSLDRDVLLYYITSTIVL; encoded by the coding sequence ATGTACAGCTCAGAGACTTTACCGCTAATGATTGTGGGTGATATCAACATCAAATTGAACCGTAAACATGACTCTGAAACATTGAGATATCTGGAACTCTTAGATCCCCATCGCTTTTATCAACACGTGAACAAACCAACACATCGGTCAGGAAACACGCTTGACCATATCATTACTCGCAAAGATGACAGTGCCCTGTTGGGTTTTACTGTTGAGCCATGCAAGGCCCTATCTGACCATTTTCGGGTCTTTTTTGACATGAAACTCAGCAGGTGCAACAAATTGGCACCAAAGATGATGAATGTACGGAAACTGAGATCAATTGACAAGGCAGCCCTGGCTACTGACATTGCAGAAATGGCCGCCTGTCCAGGCAAAGCTGAAAATGCCACTTTAGCTTACTCTGAGATAATGCTAACTCTCCTTGACAAACATGCCCTGATGAAAACCATTAAGTTAAAGGGCCAGACCAAAAAACCTTGGTACAATGATACCATCCACGCTTCTCGTCGAACTAGACGACGTCTTGAGAAGCAGTGGTTGAAAACTGGTTTGGAGGTGCATCGGGAGATGTATGACGAGCAGGGTAAGATGGTGGTATCCATGATTGTCAATGCCAAGCGAATGTACTATCATGATAAACTGACCACTTGCGACAATAGAAACATGTTCCGCACTGTGAATGGGCTCCTATGTACAGGCACTGACCGGCGGCTTCCAACATGCGATGATGAGTTGCAGCTTGCAAATGATTTTGCAGTCTTCCTTGAGGGGAAGATACTGGAGATTCCCAAGGGGTTCGCGACCCCGCACAAAGACACAGCCGAGCCTCCAGAACAAATGCTTCCCTCCTTCCAATCAGTAACCGAGGAAGAGCTGCTGAAACTCATCCGGAGCCGCCTATCAAAATCCTGTGCACTGGACCCCATTCCAACTATACTACCCCTTCTCATGAAATGTGTAAATGAGTCGATTGCATCAGGAGTTGTACCGGACTGTTTGAAGACAAGTCTGGTTACCCCCCTTCTCAAGAAGCCTAGTCTCGACCGGGACGTACTATTATACTATATTACTAGTACTATAGTACTATAA